In a genomic window of Lycium ferocissimum isolate CSIRO_LF1 chromosome 9, AGI_CSIRO_Lferr_CH_V1, whole genome shotgun sequence:
- the LOC132029655 gene encoding vacuolar-processing enzyme-like gives MIRYIAGILFLIGLSLNVVVTESRNVLKLPTEVSRFFDADESKDDDALGTRWAVLLAGSNGYWNYRHQADICHAYQLLKKGGLKDENIVVFMYDDIANDEENPRPGVIINSPHGEDVYKGVPKDYTGDHVTVNNFFAALLGNKTALTGGSGKVVDSGPNDHIFIFYSDHGGPGVLGMPTDPYLYANDLIDVLKKKHSSGTYKSLVFYLEACESGSIFEGLLPEGLNIYATTASNAEESSWGTYCPGEYPSPPIEYDTCLGDLYSISWMEDSEKHNLRTESLKQQYHLVKERTASGNPTYGSHVMQYGDVHLSKDALFLYMGTNPANDNYTFMDDNSLRGSKAVNQRDADLVHFWYKFQKAPEGSVRKVEAQKQLNEAISHRVHLDNSIALVGKLLFGIKKGPEVLSSLRPAGQPLVDDWDCLKSFVRTFETHCGSLSQYGMKHMRSIGNICNAGIKMEQMMEASAQACPSIPSNIWSSLHRGFSA, from the exons ATGATTCGTTACATCGCCGGTATATTGTTCCTTATTGGACTCTCATTAAACGTCGTCGTTACAGAGAGTCGTAATGTTCTGAAACTTCCGACAGAAGTTTCTAGATTCTTTGATGCCGATGAGAGTAAGGATGATGACGCCCTTGGTACCAGATGGGCTGTATTGCTTGCCGGATCAAACGGTTATTGGAATTACCGTCATCAG GCTGATATATGTCACGCATATCAACTGTTGAAGAAGGGTGGTCTCAAAGACGAGAACATTGTTGTGTTCATGTACGATGACATTGCTAACGATGAAGAGAACCCAAGGCCAGGAGTTATCATTAATAGCCCTCATGGTGAGGATGTTTACAAAGGAGTCCCTAAG GATTACACTGGGGATCATGTTACTGTTAACAACTTTTTTGCTGCTCTCCTTGGGAACAAAACTGCTCTTACTGGAGGCAGTGGAAAGGTGGTGGATAGTGGTCCAAATGATcatatcttcatcttctataGTGATCACGGCGGTCCTGGAGTGCTTG GGATGCCTACCGATCCTTACCTCTATGCGAATGATCTGATTgatgttttgaagaagaagCATTCTTCCGGAACATATAAAAGCTTG GTATTTTACCTTGAAGCTTGTGAGTCTGGAAGTATATTTGAGGGTCTTCTTCCTGAAGGTTTAAACATCTATGCCACAACAGCATCAAATGCTGAGGAGAGCAGCTGGGGAACCTATTGCCCAGGAGAGTATCCTAGTCCTCCTATCGAATACGACACCTGCCTTGGTGACTTGTACAGTATTTCCTGGATGGAGGACAG TGAAAAACACAACCTGCGGACTGAAAGTTTGAAGCAGCAATATCACCTG GTCAAAGAGAGAACTGCCAGTGGAAATCCTACATATGGTTCACATGTCATGCAATATGGCGATGTACATCTCAGCAAGGATGCTCTATTCTTATATATGGGTACCAATCCTGCAAATGATAATTATACTTTTATGGATGACAATTCCTTACGAGGATCAAAGGCTGTCAACCAGCGTGATGCAGATCTTGTGCATTTCTGGTACAAG TTCCAAAAGGCTCCTGAAGGCTCTGTTCGAAAAGTTGAGGCTCAGAAACAACTAAATGAAGCAATTTCACACAGAGTGCACTTGGACAACAGCATAGCCCTTGTCGGTAAGCTTCTGTTTGGAATTAAAAAAGGTCCAGAGGTGCTGAGTAGTCTTCGCCCTGCTGGTCAGCCTCTTGTTGACGACTGGGACTGCCTTAAATCCTTT GTAAGAACATTTGAAACACATTGTGGGTCGTTATCTCAGTATGGAATGAAACATATGCGCTCCATTGGTAACATATGCAATGCTGGAATTAAGATGGAGCAGATGATGGAGGCATCAGCACAAGCTTGTCCCAGCATTCCATCCAATATTTGGAGTTCCCTCCACAGGGGTTTTAGTGCATGA